From a region of the Euwallacea similis isolate ESF13 chromosome 19, ESF131.1, whole genome shotgun sequence genome:
- the LOC136415235 gene encoding APOBEC1 complementation factor-like, with amino-acid sequence MCSGEVKFNWEFENKSPCKDRSLQGTGLNNRLQELLDENEGYKIESQNGQRIFVFNPAPSCKLSDVSPPPRGCEIFIGNIPRHLYEDQLVPLFQSVGKLYKFRLMLDFNQRNRGYGFATYFNTFHANQAIAKFNRYEIQKSVRLAICKSVDNRRLFVGNVPRTKSYNDILTLFRSCVKGVTNVILYSTWQDRKINRGFAFVEFENHMLASTARKRFHPRNLIAWNHIMYVDWADPIPDVDPIEMAQVTVLYVKNLPHDYTQEDIHHIFKSVVGPNLITRTHKIVTYAFVHCINRASAEYVMEKLTGLMLEGAKIQLEWSRPRQYSSRYRAMLPPQNLCLSVPVRARRLVKQAADSMRRLSLEQSDGST; translated from the exons ATGTGCTCGGGTGAGGTAAAATTCAACTGGGAATTCGAAAACAAATCACCGTGCAAGGACCGGAGCCTACAAGGAACTGGTTTGAACAACCGATTACAGGAATTGCTTGACGAGAATGAGGGATACAAAATCGAATCACAAAATGGCCAACGAATCTTCGTGTTTAATCCAGCGCCATCTTGTAAGCTTTCAGATGTTTCACCACCTCCTAGAGGCTGCGAGATTTTTATCGGGAATATTCCGAGACATTTATACGAAGACCAATTGGTTCCTCTTTTCCAGTCGGTAGGCAAGTTGTACAAGTTCAGGTTGATGTTGGATTTCAACCAGAGGAACCGAG GGTACGGTTTCGCCACCTATTTCAACACCTTCCACGCAAATCAAGCCATTGCCAAGTTCAACAGATACGAAATCCAGAAGTCCGTCAGACTGGCCATCTGCAAGAGCGTGGACAATCGCAGACTATTCGTTGGCAACGTCCCGAGGACCAAATCATACAACGACATTCTAACGCTTTTTCGAAGCTGCGTTAAGGGGGTGACTAATGTCATTTTGTATTCAACATGGCAG GATCGTAAAATAAATCGCGGATTTGCCTTTGTGGAGTTCGAGAACCACATGTTGGCGTCAACCGCGCGAAAACGTTTCCACCCCCGAAACCTGATTGCTTGGAACCACATCATGTACGTTGATTGGGCCGACCCTATTCCCGACGTCGACCCTATAGAAATGGCTCAG GTGACTGTCCTCTACGTCAAAAATCTTCCCCACGATTATACCCAAGAGGACATCCATCACATCTTCAAGTCCGTGGTGGGGCCAAACCTAATAACACGTACTCATAAGATTGTGACTTATGCTTTCGTGCATTGCATAAATCGAGCATCTGCCGAATATGTTATGGAAAAGTTAACCG GATTGATGCTGGAAGGAGCGAAAATTCAACTGGAATGGTCCAGACCACGCCAATACAGCTCCCGATACCGTGCGATGCTTCCACCTCAAAATTTGTGCTT ATCCGTCCCAGTTCGTGCTAGAAGACTCGTAAAACAAGCTGCTGACTCTATGCGCAGGCTTAGTTTGGAACAATCAGACGGG TCTACATAG
- the ND-39 gene encoding NADH dehydrogenase [ubiquinone] 1 alpha subcomplex subunit 9, mitochondrial has translation MSTAILISLRTVKPRVGLVAVSCNPVRNHSTEDVDYTNLSLYKRGTGGRSSFNGIVATVFGCTGFVGRYVCNRLGKIGTQLILPYRGDSYEPMRLKVVGDLGQVYFHQYNLNDEDSIRKALKYSNVVINLVGREWETRNYSYTDVHEHGARRLARLAKEAGVKRFIHFSALNASEDPKGVILKNGSRFLKSKALGEIAVREEFPEATIFRPADIYGQEDRFLRYYLHNWRRTVHSMPLWYKGEKTIKQIVHVSDVAAGVVAAIKDPDTAGQIYQAVGPKRYLLSDLVDYIYQVTQRDNGDWGYSRYDMRWDPFFQLKVTLTEKLSYSWPLGHLHWEKLENDHVTDEVNAELPTLEDLGVNLTGIEQFQWELRPWIHAQYYWRDADEAMTVPPLPKPVA, from the exons ATGAGTACCGCGATCCTAATTAGTCTCAGGACAGTGAAACCTCGAGTTGGTCTAGTGGCGGTGTCGTGCAACCCTGTACGAAACCATTCCACTGAAGACGTCGATTACACTAATTTGTCTCTGTATAAAAGGGGCACAGGGGGTCGCTCTAGTTTCAACGGCATCGTAGCCACAGTGTTCGGGTGCACCGGTTTTGTAGGTCGCTATGTTTGTAACAGACTGGGCAAGATTGGAACTCAACTTATTCTGCCATACCGAGGGGACAGTTATGAGCCTATGCGTTTGAAAGTTGTAGGCGACTTGGGTCAAGTGTACTTTCACCAGTATAACTTAAACGACGAAGATTCCATAAGAAAGGCCCTGAAGTATTCAAATGTGGTGATAAATCTTGTGGGACGAGAGTGGGAGACTAGGAATTATTCTTACACTGATGTTCATGAGCATGGGGCTAGGAGATTGGCCAGACTGGCAAAAGAAGCAGGAGTGAAAagatttattcatttttctgcCCTAAATGCTTCAGAAGATCCAAAGGGAGTTATTCTTAAGAATGGATCAAGATTTCTAAAGAGCAAAGCTTTAG gTGAAATTGCTGTTAGAGAAGAATTCCCTGAAGCAACAATCTTCAGACCAGCAGATATATATGGTCAAGAAGACAGATTCCTACGTTATTATCTCCACAATTGGAGGCGTACAGTTCATAGCATGCCATTGTGGTATAAAGGCGAGAAGACCATTAAACAAATAGTACATGTGAGTGATGTGGCTGCAGGAGTAGTTGCTGCCATCAAAGACCCAGATACTGCTGGGCAAATCTATCAAGCAGTAGGCCCAAAACGGTACTTGCTTTCTGATTTGGTCGACTATATCTATCAAGTGACTCAACGAGACAATGGAGATTGGGGATATAGTCGGTATGACATGAGATGGGATCCCTTCTTCCAGTTGAAGGTCACTTTAACTGAGAAGCTCTCCTACAGTTGGCCTCTTGGGCATTTACATTGGGAAAAGTTAGAAAATGATCATGTTACTGATGAAGTTAATGCGGAGCTACCGACTTTGGAGGATTTGGGAGTCAACTTAACGGGCATTGAGCAGTTCCAATGGGAATTGAGACCCTGGATTCATGCGCAATATTACTGGCGTGATGCCGACGAAGCGATGACGGTACCACCTCTTCCCAAACCTGTGGCTTaa